In one Candidatus Nanopelagicus limnes genomic region, the following are encoded:
- the efp gene encoding elongation factor P has product MATTNDLKNGMTLNLDGQLWNVIEFQHVKPGKGGAFVRTKMRSVLSGKVVEKTFNAGVKVEVAQVDKRDMQYLYKDGEDFMFMDSTNFDQISISKQTVGDAVDYLLENADAIVAMHEGNPLFIELPASVELRITYTEPGLQGDRSSGGTKPATVETGITVQVPLFIKQDEKVLVDTRTGAYLGRAN; this is encoded by the coding sequence ATGGCTACCACTAACGATTTAAAAAATGGAATGACCTTGAATTTAGATGGTCAATTGTGGAACGTAATCGAGTTTCAACATGTTAAGCCAGGTAAGGGTGGAGCTTTCGTGCGCACCAAAATGCGTTCAGTTTTATCCGGTAAGGTAGTTGAAAAAACTTTTAACGCTGGCGTTAAAGTAGAGGTTGCTCAAGTGGATAAGCGCGATATGCAATATCTATATAAAGATGGTGAAGATTTCATGTTTATGGACTCTACTAATTTCGATCAAATCTCAATTAGTAAACAAACTGTTGGAGATGCAGTTGATTATTTACTGGAAAATGCCGATGCAATTGTGGCTATGCATGAAGGTAATCCTCTATTCATTGAACTTCCAGCATCAGTGGAATTGAGAATCACTTATACAGAGCCAGGATTACAAGGTGATAGATCTTCTGGTGGTACTAAACCAGCAACAGTTGAGACTGGAATTACAGTTCAGGTTCCACTGTTTATCAAGCAAGATGAAAAAGTATTGGTTGACACAAGAACTGGTGCTTATCTTGGGCGAGCAAACTAA
- a CDS encoding transcriptional regulator, protein MNKNNQAERLRMIRKSKGWSLQDVENHSNGKWKAVVIGSYERGDRAISLKKAISLMEFYQVPVSELFPEIAPIVSARSLTLDLVRISSGSDAHTEQIRRFTRLVSDRRKDWNGQLLTIRANDLQFLSLLLGLTDAATLDYLTEAELLTA, encoded by the coding sequence ATGAATAAAAATAACCAAGCAGAACGCTTAAGAATGATTAGAAAATCAAAAGGGTGGAGTTTGCAAGATGTAGAAAACCACTCAAATGGCAAGTGGAAGGCAGTTGTAATCGGCTCCTATGAGCGAGGGGATCGAGCAATCTCCCTAAAGAAAGCGATTTCCCTGATGGAGTTCTACCAAGTGCCGGTCAGTGAACTTTTTCCAGAGATAGCACCGATAGTTTCAGCGCGAAGCTTAACCTTAGATTTGGTAAGGATTTCAAGTGGAAGCGATGCTCATACCGAACAGATAAGAAGGTTTACAAGATTGGTTAGTGATCGACGCAAGGATTGGAACGGTCAGTTGTTAACAATTAGAGCAAATGATCTGCAATTCCTATCGCTGTTGCTGGGTTTAACTGATGCAGCAACACTTGATTACCTAACTGAGGCAGAGTTACTAACTGCCTAA
- the carA gene encoding glutamine-hydrolyzing carbamoyl-phosphate synthase small subunit has protein sequence MSKSKTAYLVLDDGRIFEGSAWAKTGETYGEAVFSTGMTGYQETLTDPSYHKQIVVMTAPHIGNTGMNKTDQESSKIWVAGFVVRNPSSIASNWRSEKSLEEELISSGVVGIQGVDTRAITRHLRDRGAMRVGIFSDTELSREEMVVKVRKTQPMSGAFLASDVTTSKPYIVNPPQGVSTILKVAAIDLGIKGATPKAMSELGIQVHVMPMNTTYEEIKAIAPDGVFLSNGPGDPAAMTEVVELVRNVLADEIPFFGICFGHQILGRALGFETYKLPFGHRGINQPVVDLTTGKVEITAHNHGFAVAAPKDHEFKTVYGDGRVTHISLNDSVVEGLELISIPAFSVQYHPESAAGPHDASYLFKRFVDLMQNPKMGLKELNA, from the coding sequence ATGAGTAAATCAAAGACTGCCTACTTGGTTTTAGATGATGGACGTATTTTTGAAGGAAGTGCTTGGGCTAAAACCGGTGAAACCTACGGAGAGGCAGTGTTCTCAACTGGAATGACCGGATATCAGGAAACTTTGACAGATCCTTCCTACCACAAACAAATTGTTGTCATGACAGCTCCACACATTGGTAATACTGGAATGAATAAAACTGATCAAGAATCTTCAAAGATTTGGGTAGCAGGCTTTGTTGTCCGCAATCCATCATCAATTGCTAGTAATTGGAGAAGTGAGAAATCTCTAGAGGAGGAGTTGATTAGTTCCGGGGTTGTTGGAATTCAAGGCGTTGATACCCGAGCTATCACTCGACATCTAAGAGATCGCGGCGCTATGCGCGTTGGAATCTTTAGCGATACCGAATTAAGTAGAGAAGAAATGGTTGTAAAGGTACGTAAAACACAACCAATGAGTGGAGCTTTTCTGGCCTCAGATGTAACAACTTCAAAACCTTACATAGTAAATCCGCCACAAGGAGTTTCAACCATTTTAAAGGTTGCTGCAATTGATCTCGGTATTAAAGGAGCAACTCCAAAAGCGATGTCAGAGTTGGGTATTCAAGTTCACGTTATGCCTATGAACACTACATATGAAGAGATAAAAGCTATTGCACCAGACGGCGTATTCCTATCCAATGGACCAGGGGATCCGGCTGCTATGACTGAGGTTGTTGAACTTGTAAGAAATGTATTAGCGGATGAAATTCCTTTCTTTGGAATCTGTTTTGGCCATCAAATATTGGGAAGAGCATTGGGTTTTGAAACTTATAAATTACCGTTTGGACACCGCGGTATAAATCAGCCGGTTGTTGATTTAACAACTGGCAAAGTTGAAATTACGGCTCATAACCACGGGTTTGCAGTTGCTGCTCCAAAGGACCATGAGTTTAAGACTGTATATGGTGATGGCAGAGTTACTCATATTTCATTAAATGATTCTGTTGTTGAAGGTCTTGAGTTGATTTCTATTCCCGCTTTTTCAGTTCAGTATCACCCAGAATCTGCAGCCGGACCGCATGATGCTTCCTA
- a CDS encoding shikimate kinase, with protein MLNKIVLIGPPGAGKSSIGKSLAKDLSLPFIDSDTEIEKSSGKKISEIFVDDGEPHFRALEVEKVKQLLQDFEGIVSLGGGAPINTEISQILESASYPVIFIDVSIAQAAVRIGFNKDRPLLLINPRQQWMNLMSVRRPVYEKLASDTVSSDSKKPHEVAKIIVEKIKAKI; from the coding sequence ATGCTTAATAAAATCGTTTTAATTGGTCCACCTGGTGCAGGAAAATCTAGTATTGGTAAGTCACTTGCAAAAGATTTGTCATTACCGTTTATTGACAGTGATACTGAAATTGAAAAATCTTCAGGTAAGAAAATATCTGAAATATTCGTAGATGATGGAGAACCTCATTTTCGTGCTTTAGAAGTAGAAAAAGTTAAGCAATTATTGCAAGATTTTGAAGGGATTGTTTCATTGGGTGGTGGAGCACCGATAAATACAGAGATTTCGCAAATATTAGAATCAGCCAGCTATCCAGTGATTTTCATTGATGTTTCAATAGCACAAGCCGCAGTTCGAATTGGTTTCAACAAAGATAGACCACTGTTGCTCATTAATCCAAGACAACAATGGATGAATCTAATGAGCGTGCGTCGTCCGGTATATGAAAAATTGGCAAGTGATACCGTTTCATCTGACAGTAAGAAACCCCATGAGGTAGCGAAAATTATCGTAGAGAAAATTAAAGCGAAAATATGA
- the pyrR gene encoding bifunctional pyr operon transcriptional regulator/uracil phosphoribosyltransferase PyrR: MGILLSGSDIDRAIKRISHEIIEHNQGISNLVLMGIPTRGAYLADRIAAFISEIEGDVACGVLDITLHRDDLRLRPPKPILPTKLPVGGIEGKDLVLVDDVLFSGRTIRAALDAIGELGRPKSVQLAVLVDRGHRELPIRADYVGKNIPTSITESVKVHLSELDEEDLVELIK; the protein is encoded by the coding sequence ATGGGTATTTTGTTATCAGGCTCCGACATCGATCGGGCAATTAAACGCATTTCACATGAAATCATTGAACATAATCAAGGGATCTCAAATCTAGTTTTAATGGGTATCCCAACTCGCGGTGCTTATTTAGCAGATCGCATTGCTGCCTTCATTAGCGAGATTGAAGGGGATGTGGCTTGTGGTGTCTTAGATATCACCTTACATCGCGATGATTTGAGGCTGCGTCCACCAAAACCAATTCTTCCTACCAAATTACCGGTAGGTGGCATAGAAGGTAAAGATTTAGTTCTGGTTGATGATGTGTTGTTTTCTGGCCGCACCATTCGGGCAGCATTAGATGCGATTGGTGAGTTAGGACGACCAAAATCAGTCCAATTAGCTGTACTAGTTGATCGCGGCCACAGGGAATTACCCATCAGGGCAGATTACGTGGGTAAAAATATCCCCACCTCAATTACAGAAAGTGTAAAAGTTCATCTTTCTGAGTTGGATGAAGAAGATCTAGTGGAGCTGATCAAATGA
- the aroQ gene encoding type II 3-dehydroquinate dehydratase, translated as MKILVLNGPNLSRLDLREQKHYGDLDYSQLKKAIEEKAKELSIDIEIKQSDSESEIISWLHEAADKKQPVIFNPAAFTHYSYAIRDAVTMLSAPVIEVHLSNPLSREEFRHTSVISGVVKGSIAGFGVDSYHLALIAMQKLVG; from the coding sequence ATGAAGATACTTGTACTAAATGGACCTAATCTCTCTAGACTTGATCTACGTGAACAGAAACATTACGGCGATCTTGATTACAGCCAATTAAAGAAGGCAATCGAAGAAAAAGCCAAGGAATTGTCCATTGATATTGAAATTAAACAAAGTGATAGCGAGAGTGAAATAATCTCTTGGCTTCACGAAGCCGCAGATAAGAAGCAACCGGTTATCTTCAATCCAGCTGCATTTACTCATTACTCGTACGCGATAAGAGATGCGGTAACTATGCTTTCTGCGCCAGTTATTGAAGTTCATCTTTCAAACCCGCTATCGCGGGAAGAGTTTCGTCACACATCAGTAATTAGTGGGGTAGTTAAAGGTTCCATTGCTGGATTTGGTGTGGATAGCTACCACTTGGCCCTAATCGCGATGCAAAAATTAGTTGGCTGA
- the nusB gene encoding transcription antitermination factor NusB, producing MSARSKARKRALDFLYEADIKKVLAADLFSARGANELSQEPYVLVLINGVAEHLPKIDELIITYAQGWDMDRMPPIDRNILRIAIFEILWAAEIDIQVACDEAVELAKSLSTDESSSYINGVLGRIIKLKDSIAI from the coding sequence ATGTCTGCCCGCAGTAAAGCTCGAAAACGGGCATTAGATTTTCTCTATGAAGCAGATATTAAGAAGGTTTTAGCCGCTGACTTGTTTAGCGCCCGCGGCGCTAATGAACTATCGCAAGAACCATATGTTTTAGTGCTAATAAATGGTGTTGCTGAGCACCTACCCAAAATCGATGAATTAATTATTACTTACGCGCAAGGCTGGGATATGGACCGGATGCCGCCAATTGATCGCAATATTTTAAGAATAGCTATATTTGAAATCTTATGGGCTGCAGAGATAGATATTCAGGTGGCCTGCGATGAAGCTGTTGAACTGGCTAAATCACTTTCAACCGATGAATCCTCAAGCTATATCAATGGTGTCCTAGGAAGGATTATCAAACTTAAGGATTCAATCGCCATTTAG
- a CDS encoding aspartate carbamoyltransferase catalytic subunit — translation MINGHLLSVADLTKESALNLLSTAKELAQITDGPNKKLPTLRGKTVVNLFFEDSTRTRISFETAAKRLSADVINFSAKGSSVSKGESLKDTAQTLQAMGADAVVIRHGSSGAAKRLADTQWIQAAVINAGDGTHEHPTQALLDAFTIKQHLRNNEKDLSGVKVLIVGDILHSRVARSNVLLLTKLGAQVTLVAPPTLLPVGVSDWPVKISYDLDDEISKCDVVMMLRIQLERMNDSFFPSSQEYSKRFGLNSVRLAKLSKNAIVMHPGPMNRGLEISAESADDLKSVIIDQVKNGVAIRMAVLYELLGGAPIGEGK, via the coding sequence ATGATCAATGGGCATCTATTGTCGGTTGCAGATTTAACCAAAGAAAGTGCCCTTAATTTGTTATCAACAGCAAAAGAGTTAGCTCAAATAACCGATGGTCCAAATAAGAAATTGCCAACACTCCGGGGAAAAACTGTTGTAAATCTCTTTTTTGAAGATTCAACTCGTACCCGAATTAGCTTTGAAACTGCAGCTAAAAGATTATCCGCGGATGTAATTAATTTTTCGGCTAAAGGATCATCGGTGAGTAAGGGCGAGAGTTTGAAAGATACTGCTCAAACTTTGCAAGCAATGGGAGCTGATGCTGTTGTGATTCGCCATGGCAGTTCTGGCGCTGCTAAACGTTTGGCAGATACACAGTGGATTCAAGCGGCAGTAATAAATGCGGGGGATGGAACACATGAACACCCTACGCAAGCCCTCCTAGATGCATTTACAATAAAACAACACTTAAGAAATAATGAGAAAGATCTATCTGGTGTAAAAGTATTAATTGTTGGAGATATTCTCCACTCAAGAGTTGCTAGAAGCAATGTTCTTTTGTTAACAAAATTAGGTGCGCAAGTAACATTGGTAGCACCTCCTACCTTACTACCAGTGGGTGTATCAGATTGGCCAGTAAAGATTTCATATGATCTTGATGATGAGATTTCAAAATGTGATGTTGTGATGATGCTTCGAATCCAACTAGAACGTATGAATGATTCTTTCTTTCCATCATCGCAGGAATACTCAAAACGTTTCGGTTTAAATTCAGTTCGACTAGCTAAACTATCCAAAAATGCAATTGTTATGCATCCAGGGCCAATGAACCGCGGGCTTGAGATATCAGCCGAGAGCGCAGACGATTTGAAGTCAGTCATCATTGATCAAGTAAAAAATGGTGTCGCGATTCGTATGGCAGTTTTATACGAATTACTTGGTGGGGCACCAATTGGGGAGGGCAAGTAA
- a CDS encoding dihydroorotase, giving the protein MKISNAKLANGNLVNVEISNGVITKVDKATAGNVTDGIDAKSKLLIPGLVDLHTHLREPGREDAETVLTGSRSAVAGGYTAISAMANTNPVADNAGVVEQIYRLGKSAGLVDVNPIGAVTRGLLGEQLAEMGAMADSIAKVRIFSDDGKCVFDPLIMRRALEYVKTFNGIIAQHAQEPRLTVNAQMNEGIISARIGLPGWPAIAEEAIIARDILLAEHVQSRLHICHVTTAGGVELIRWAKQRGIQVTAEVTPHHLLLTDELVENYDPIYKVNPPLRTQKDVQALREGLAEGVIDIVATDHAPHPSEDKDCEFQAGAFGMVGLETALSVVVKTMIETKLMTWPDLIDRMSVAPARIAGYANQGNEIAVGKSANLILIDLEKNWRVDRDKLKSKSKNTPFNGMEMPSVITDVFHNGEHVLQESQVVEKKSESNE; this is encoded by the coding sequence ATGAAAATTTCGAATGCGAAATTGGCTAATGGCAACCTAGTTAATGTTGAGATAAGCAATGGTGTAATTACTAAAGTTGATAAAGCAACAGCCGGAAATGTTACCGATGGCATTGATGCTAAATCTAAGCTTTTGATCCCAGGTCTAGTTGATCTACACACTCACCTTCGCGAACCAGGCAGGGAAGATGCCGAAACCGTATTAACCGGTTCAAGATCAGCAGTTGCTGGTGGCTACACAGCGATATCTGCTATGGCGAACACAAATCCAGTTGCAGATAACGCGGGAGTTGTTGAACAAATTTATCGTTTAGGCAAGAGTGCAGGATTAGTAGATGTTAATCCAATAGGCGCAGTGACTAGAGGTTTACTCGGCGAGCAATTAGCTGAGATGGGTGCCATGGCAGATTCAATAGCAAAGGTAAGAATATTTAGTGATGATGGAAAATGCGTATTTGATCCATTAATAATGCGAAGAGCACTTGAGTATGTCAAAACATTTAATGGAATCATTGCCCAGCATGCTCAAGAACCCAGATTAACTGTTAACGCACAAATGAATGAAGGAATAATCTCTGCTCGAATCGGATTACCAGGTTGGCCAGCCATTGCTGAAGAAGCGATTATTGCAAGAGACATCTTGCTAGCTGAACATGTTCAATCAAGATTACATATTTGCCATGTAACAACAGCCGGTGGCGTTGAATTAATAAGGTGGGCAAAGCAGCGTGGGATTCAAGTCACAGCTGAGGTAACGCCTCACCATCTTCTGCTGACCGATGAATTAGTAGAGAATTACGATCCGATCTATAAAGTGAACCCACCACTTAGAACTCAGAAGGATGTGCAAGCTTTGCGAGAAGGTTTAGCTGAAGGGGTAATCGATATTGTGGCAACTGATCACGCCCCACATCCATCTGAAGATAAGGACTGTGAATTCCAAGCAGGTGCCTTTGGCATGGTTGGTCTTGAAACTGCTCTGTCTGTTGTTGTAAAAACAATGATTGAAACAAAGTTAATGACTTGGCCTGATTTAATTGATCGAATGTCAGTTGCCCCGGCCCGGATAGCTGGCTACGCCAACCAAGGCAACGAAATAGCCGTTGGTAAATCTGCAAATCTGATCCTGATTGATTTAGAAAAAAACTGGCGTGTGGATCGCGATAAATTGAAGTCAAAAAGTAAGAACACTCCGTTTAATGGGATGGAAATGCCAAGTGTGATTACTGATGTATTCCATAATGGAGAGCATGTCCTGCAAGAGTCGCAGGTAGTAGAAAAGAAATCAGAGAGCAATGAGTAA
- the aroB gene encoding 3-dehydroquinate synthase, with product MKIINVKGEHRYPVKVGVNWTNEVKAISSIHNKVLIIAPKSIVSKYKLKESSGVKFFTTPEGENQKNINVLDKVWSKCAAEGIARADAIIGIGGGATTDLAGFAASSWLRGISWYAIPTSLAGMVDAAVGGKTGINARSGKNLIGSFYSPTEVLIDLAFLNTLPKRDLSAGMAEVLKCGFIADYKILNLAQDDDLDYQQLITRAIKVKADVVSKDFKESKLREILNYGHTLGHAIEKNSGYKLRHGEAVSIGMVFAAELSRKLSGLSDDAVLLHRELLRNFDLPISYPINKFKPLLALLAKDKKVRNSKLRFIGISKIGKPVWFDDVSPSTLSKVYERIAK from the coding sequence ATGAAAATCATTAATGTAAAAGGTGAACACCGATATCCAGTAAAGGTCGGCGTGAATTGGACTAATGAGGTCAAAGCAATCTCAAGCATTCACAATAAAGTATTGATTATTGCTCCGAAATCGATAGTTTCGAAATATAAATTAAAGGAAAGTTCAGGCGTTAAGTTCTTTACAACGCCAGAGGGGGAGAATCAGAAAAATATAAATGTGTTGGATAAAGTGTGGAGTAAGTGTGCGGCAGAGGGCATTGCCCGTGCTGATGCAATCATTGGTATAGGTGGTGGGGCTACTACTGATCTTGCTGGTTTTGCAGCTTCATCTTGGTTAAGAGGAATCTCTTGGTATGCAATCCCAACCTCGTTGGCAGGAATGGTTGATGCTGCGGTTGGTGGCAAGACTGGCATCAACGCTAGGAGCGGTAAAAATCTGATCGGATCTTTTTATTCTCCAACTGAAGTTTTGATCGACCTAGCATTTTTAAACACCCTACCAAAGCGAGATTTATCAGCAGGCATGGCCGAAGTTCTTAAGTGTGGCTTTATTGCCGATTATAAGATTCTAAATCTTGCACAAGATGATGATTTGGATTACCAGCAACTTATAACTCGCGCTATTAAAGTTAAGGCAGATGTTGTGTCTAAAGATTTTAAAGAGAGTAAATTAAGAGAAATACTCAATTATGGCCACACTTTAGGGCATGCAATAGAGAAAAATAGTGGTTACAAACTAAGACACGGTGAGGCTGTCAGTATTGGAATGGTATTCGCCGCAGAATTGAGTAGGAAATTATCTGGTCTATCAGATGATGCTGTGCTTTTACATAGGGAATTACTAAGAAACTTTGATTTACCTATTTCCTATCCAATCAATAAATTTAAACCCTTACTTGCCCTATTGGCCAAAGATAAAAAGGTAAGAAACTCAAAACTACGGTTCATCGGAATTAGTAAAATTGGGAAACCTGTTTGGTTTGATGATGTTTCGCCAAGCACACTCAGTAAGGTTTATGAGAGAATAGCCAAATGA